Within the Ensifer canadensis genome, the region CATCATCAGCGTCGACTTGCCAGCGCCGTTGGCGCCGATCAGGCAGACGATTTCACCGCGATGCACTTCGACGTCGACGCCGTTCAGCGCCCGGATATTGCCGTAGTAGGTCTCGACGGCCTTTACTTGCAGCAGAGGCGCGCTCATGGCTTGGATCCTCCCTGTCCGCCTTCGATTTCCTCGATTTCTTCGATCACCTCTTCGACCTCTTCATCCTCGACACCCAGATAGGCCGCAATGACCCTCGGATCGTTCTTCACGAAATCCGGGTTGCCGTCGGAAATCTTCTGACCGTATTCCAAAACGACCACGTGGTCGGAAATCTCCATCACCACCGACATGTCGTGCTCGATCAACAGGATCGAGGTGCCGGTTTCGCCGCGGATACCCTGCAGCAACTCGTTGAGCGCCAGCGATTCACGCGGATTGAGACCGGCTGCCGGCTCGTCAAGGCATAGGAGTTCCGGTCCGGTGCACATGGCGCGGGCGATTTCGAGCCGCCGCTGGGCGCCATAGGGCAGATCGCCGGCCGGGTCGTCGGCACGATCGACCAGCGACGCCTTTTCCAGCCAATGGCGGGCAAATTCGATCGATTCTTTCGAGGCCTGCTTGTAGGCGGGAAAGCCGAGCAGTCCGAGGAAGGTATAGCCCGACGCCTGCATCAGCTTGTTGTGCTGTGCGACCAGCAGGTTTTCCAGCACCGTCAGGCCGGAGAACATCCGGATGTTCTGGAAGGTGCGCGCGACCTTGGCGTGCTTGGTGATCTCGAAATCCGGCAGGCGCTCCAGCAGATATTCCTTACCGGACTTCTGCTTCATGGTGATCATGCCCATGGTCGGCTTGTAGAAGCCGGTGATGCAGTTGAACACCGTGGTCTTGCCGGCTCCGTTCGGGCCGATCAGCGCGGTGATGTCACCGCGATAGGCTTCGAAGGAGAAGTCGTTGATGGCCATGAGACCGCCGAAGCGCATCGACAGGTGCTCAACCGAGAGAATGGGATCTTTTGTCATTGTCGTTGTCTCGAGGGCCATCAGCCATGCCCTTCCTTGGTGAAGCTGCCGGAGATCGCCTTGCGTTCGCGCAGGAACGCTGTCGGCTCACGCGAGCCGACAAAACCGCGCGGCTTCCAGACCATCACGACGACCATCGCCAGGCCGAAGATCAGCATACGGTAGAGTTCAGGCGTGAAGTCCGGT harbors:
- a CDS encoding ABC transporter ATP-binding protein; protein product: MALETTTMTKDPILSVEHLSMRFGGLMAINDFSFEAYRGDITALIGPNGAGKTTVFNCITGFYKPTMGMITMKQKSGKEYLLERLPDFEITKHAKVARTFQNIRMFSGLTVLENLLVAQHNKLMQASGYTFLGLLGFPAYKQASKESIEFARHWLEKASLVDRADDPAGDLPYGAQRRLEIARAMCTGPELLCLDEPAAGLNPRESLALNELLQGIRGETGTSILLIEHDMSVVMEISDHVVVLEYGQKISDGNPDFVKNDPRVIAAYLGVEDEEVEEVIEEIEEIEGGQGGSKP